In the Arthrobacter sp. CDRTa11 genome, TCAACGCCATGCTCACGGGCCATTCGGCGCACCAGCGGTGAAATGACAGCACCCAACTTGCCCGGGACCCGGGTACGCATCAGCAGAAGATCGTCGGCAGATTTATCAGCATCGGAAACGGAGCTGCCCGGCGGAGCCGCCACGGAGGTGCCGGCGCCCGGCGATCCGCTGTCATGCTTCCGGGCCCTGGTCCGCCGCACAGACTCGCTGCCGCCCGGAGTCCCGTAACCGATCAGCACGTTCCCGGAACCGGCCTTCTCTTCTTCCCTGTAGATGTCCGCTGCCACTTCGACAGGCTCAAGCATAGGAGCACCGGCGAGAGCCACCGAGATCAGCGGCTTGCCCACGTCCAGCGTCTGGCCCGGCTCGCCGTGCAGCTCGGTCACTGTCCCTGCGTAAGGCGACGGCACCTCCACCATCGACTTCGCCGTCTCCACCTCGGCGATCGGCTGATCCACTCGGATCTGATCACCCACGGAAACCAGCCAGTTGACCAGTTCTGCTTCTGTCAGCCCTTCGCCGAGGTCCGGAAGGAGGAACACTTTTATCTCAGTCATGGTCAGTCTTCCCACTGGAGGTCATCTACGGCGTCAAGGATGCGGTCCACGCCGGGGAGGTAGTAGTGCTCAAGCTTCGGCGCCGGGTACGGGACGTCGAATCCCGTCACGCGGCGGATAGGCGCTGCAAGGTAGTGGAAGCATCGTTCCTGCACCCTCGCCACGATCTCGGAGGAGACGGACGCAAAGCCATGCGCTTCCGCGATCACTACTGCCCGGCCTGTCTTGCGGACAGAGGCACTTACAGTGTCATCGTCGAAGGGGACGATTGAACGTACGTCGATGACTTCCAGCGACCGCCCTTCCTCAGCGGCCGCCGCGGCCGCCGCCAGCGCTGTTGGCACCGACGGTCCGTAGGCAATCAATGTTGCGTCGGTGCCAGGACGGGCGACGGCGGCACGGCCCTCCGAGGACCTTCCCGCCTGAGTATTGGCCGAATGCTGCTCCCGCAGCGCCTCCAGGTCCACCATGTCCTTGGACCAGTAGAGCTTCTTCGGCTCCATAAACATGATGGGGTCATCGGAGTCGATGGCCTCGCGCAGCATGCGATAGGCGTCGGCCACGCTGGCAGGAGTGAACACCTTCAGGCCGGCGGTGTGCGCGTAGTACGACTCGGAGGAATCGCAATGGTGCTCCACTCCCCCGATCCCGCCTGCGTAGGGGACACGTATGACCATGGGCAGCTTGACGGCCCCCTTGGTTCGGTTGTGCATCTTCGCCACATGGCTGACGATCTGCTCAAACGCCGGATACGCAAAGGCATCAAACTGCATTTCAATCACCGGGCGCATGCCGTTGATCGCCATGCCCACTGCCATGCCGACTATCCCGGACTCGGCTAGCGGAGTGTCAAAGCAGCGCTGTTCGCCGAAGGTCTTGGTGAGCCCGTCAGTGATGCGGAAGACTCCTCCCAGCATGCCCACATCTTCACCGAAGACCAGGACGGACGGATCGGCATGCATTGCGTCTGCCAAAGCCGTGTTGAGGGCTTTGGCCATGGTGACGGACTGCGGACCGGCCGCTTCGGCGGTGGCTGCTGCAGCGGACGCGGCAGCCCTGGCAGTTGCCGCGCTGACGTTGCCGTTCGCCTCGGATGAGGTGGTGATGGTGGGGCTCACTTTGTGTCCTCCTCGAAGGTTGCTTCGCGGGCGAGTTCGTCGGCGAGCATGGCGGACTGCTCTTTCAGCTGTGGCGTGGGGACTTCGAAGACATAACGGAAGAGTTCCTGTGGGTCCACGGGAACTTCTTCACTGAGGCCGTCCCGCAGCTGAGTGGCCACAGCCTCCGCCTTGGCTGAGATCCGGGTTTCAGCGGCAGCGTCCAGCAGCCCCTTGTCCGTAAGGTATGTCTTCATCCTGCTCACCGGGTCCTTGGCCTGCCACTCAACCACCTCGCTGTCTTGGCGGTAGCGCGTGGCATCGTCGGCATTGGTGTGGGCCTGCATGCGGTAGGTGTTGGCTTCAACCAGCAATGGGCCAGAGCCCTCCCTGGCCAGCTTGACGGCGCGGTCCAGGACGGCAAGGAGTGCCACCACGTCGTTCCCGTCCACGCGTTCTCCGGCCATCCCGTAGCCCACTGCCTTGTGGGCGAGCGACGGCGCCACAGACTGATGTGCCAGCGGCACCGAGATGGCGTACTTGTTGTTCTGTACGAAGAAGATCACCGGGAGATGGAATACGGCGGCGAAATTCAGCGCCTCGTGGAAGTCGCCTTCGCTGGTGGCGCCGTCGCCGCACATCGCCAGGACCACGATGTCCTCGCCGCGGAGTTTTGCAGCGTGGGCCACGCCGACGGCGTGCAGAAGCTGGGTGGTCAGAGGAGTGCATTGGGGACCAACCTTGTGCTTCAGCGGGTCGAAGCCACTGTGCCAGTCCCCGCGGAAAAGGGTCATGGCTTGAACCGGATCAACCCCGCGCGCCATCACGGCGACAGAGTCACGGTAGGTGGGGAACATCCAGTCTCCCTCTGAGAGGCAGAGAGCAGCTGCCACCTGGCAGGCTTCCTGTCCGTGGCTGGAGGGATAGACCGCCATGCGGCCCTGCCGAACGAGAGCCGAGTTCTGGTCGTTGACACGGCGTCCGATCACGAGGTGTTCGTAGGCGGACATCAGCTCCTCATCACCGGGCACCGGATACTCGTGGCCGGGTTCTGTGCCCTGTTCATCCTCAGCTTTGAGCCGGCCATCCTGGTCCACCATCTGGATCTGATGCCGGGCCGGCAGCATGTAATCTTCAGCGGTAATCCCAAATTTGCGTACGGCTTCGGCAACCGGGTCCGCGCTCAGGGGCTCCTGCCCCTGGTCGTGCGCCGTGTGGTCTGCGGAGATCGTCATCGGTCCGTCCTTCTGTAGCCACTATTCACTCCCAGTATCGACCCGCAGCAAGTTTCGTATCCAGTCCCTAGCAAAAACGTGGAGAAGTACGATCGATGCACCTATTCTTGGAGACGAATCGTCAATGTGACCTGTATTACGGCTAGGAGTTGTGGACAAATTGGCAAGACTGGAGGCTGAGGGTGACCCCACACCGCTGGATGATGTGGACCGGAAGATCATCGCCGAGCTCACCCGTGACGGGCGGATGTCCGTCACCCAGGTGGCCGAGAATGTCCACATCTCGCGGGCCCACGCTTACACACGGATTGCGAGGCTGACAGGTGAGGGCGTTCTCACCAAGTTCACCGCCTTGGTTGATCCCATCAAGGCGGGATTGAAGTCGTCTGCCTACGTGACGCTGAAGGTCAGCCAACATTCGTGGCGGGAACTGCGCGAACAGCTTCGTGCGATCCCCGAGGTGCACCACATCGCACTGGTGGGCGGAGACTTCGACGTCATTCTGCTGGTGCGAGCCATCGACAACATTGACCTTCGGCGCGTTATCTTTGACCAGCTTCAGTCAATGCCGGGAGTGCTGGATACGCAGACGTTTCTGGTGTTTGAGGACGTTGATACGAGATGATGTGGACCTGAACTTCGCCATGCCCTTCTCCTATTAGGCGCCGTGTCTAGCGTCACGTTCCCAAGAATAGGCCTTCGGATTCAACACTAGTTTGTCGGCTAAGGACGGCTCCTCAGACGACTCGGCTCTACGATATCAATAGAACTCTCCAACAAGGCTTTGAGTCCTTCAGCGAGAAGTACGTCAACCTCCGGAGGAAAGTTGCGTCAGGCAACTCGAAAGGTCAGCGCGACTCTATACAAGGCTCGCCCGTCCGCACACTTCCAAATCTTCTTCGCTTTCATGCGTTCCCCTGCCGAGCAGTAAGTACTCGACATAAAAATCTCACAAAAACCTGCGTACACGATGCTTGGTTAGCAGGTGCTCCGTTTCAGGAATCGGGTAGTTACTACTGGCGCGGTCGACAAGGGATCCTCATACCATTTGTGACATGTTCAATCCTATTTGCAGCTTGGGCCGGCGACGCCAAAGCCCTACGAGAAATGTGCTTCTTCCGCTTGCCACCTCCCATACAGTCAAAGGTGGTAATTGCAGCAACCTTCTCGCGGCTTCTAAAGGCAATAGGCCATGAGTAAAATAGAATATTCACAAAATAGGAAAACCCCGGAAGTTCGTGATGGGATCAAACGACGGGGACTGTTACGGCTTGGCACGCTGGCTACCGCCATTTCGGGTGTTTCTGCACTAAGTGTCGGAGCGAACACGGCAAAAGCCGCGGGCCATCCAGTTCCGATGGCGCCACCGCAGCCTGAGAAAGATCTATCTTCCACCTACGTTGATTATGCCCGGATGAACAATCCGGCTATCGAACCTATCAGTTTTGATCAGTTTCCTGTTGCAGCATCAGGCCTAGAACAGTTCAATACAGCTACGATTGCCCAAGATGTAATTACAAGTGCCCCAAATGGTGATATCTACGCCGTGTACTGGGATTCGGCGCGGGAGCCTCGAATTGCCGTAAAAAATGTCGATCTGGGCACCTGGACGACTTCCTCACTAGCTGTAGCTGCAGATAATGCACTTGCTTATCCAGTTGTCATTGATTCTCACAATAATATTGTGATCGCCGTAGACGGCGACGGATATATTCATATCTCCGGCAATCATCATGGGCAAGCGTTACGGTATATCAGGTCAATAAATCCATTCGATATAACGGCCTGGGAACGAGGGGACATGGTAGGCGCCGATGAAGATAAAGTCACATATCCTCAATTTATTCGTAAACCTAATGGCGATCTCCTATTTTTTTACCGTAACGGAGTCAGTGGAAATGGCGATACGTATGTCAATACTTACTCCCGTGCTAGTCGCAGTTGGAGCAGGACTGTCCAACTATTCAAAGGCACCGCTCCTGTATCACCGGACCAGTGTGCGTACATTAATCGAGTTGCACAGCACTCGGACGGAGTCCTTCATGTTTTTTTCATGTGGCGTGAATCCACAGAACTTACGAACACAGATTTGTCTTACATTAGATCGGCGGACGGGGGGAAAACATGGACAACAGTGACTGGTACACCCCTAGCACTTCCAATCGTGCCAACAAACACTTTGCCTCGTATCCTGGCCGGTAATCCCGGCGGTCTTATCAACCAATCGGGCGCCACTGTGGATTCGAATGGAATTCCTCATACCTTCTTCTGGATGAACGGTGGCGCATCCAAACGACTGAATCACTTTTATTGGTCCGGAACAAAATGGGAGCAGGTTACGGTAGCGGA is a window encoding:
- a CDS encoding alpha-ketoacid dehydrogenase subunit beta, whose amino-acid sequence is MSPTITTSSEANGNVSAATARAAASAAAATAEAAGPQSVTMAKALNTALADAMHADPSVLVFGEDVGMLGGVFRITDGLTKTFGEQRCFDTPLAESGIVGMAVGMAINGMRPVIEMQFDAFAYPAFEQIVSHVAKMHNRTKGAVKLPMVIRVPYAGGIGGVEHHCDSSESYYAHTAGLKVFTPASVADAYRMLREAIDSDDPIMFMEPKKLYWSKDMVDLEALREQHSANTQAGRSSEGRAAVARPGTDATLIAYGPSVPTALAAAAAAAEEGRSLEVIDVRSIVPFDDDTVSASVRKTGRAVVIAEAHGFASVSSEIVARVQERCFHYLAAPIRRVTGFDVPYPAPKLEHYYLPGVDRILDAVDDLQWED
- the pdhA gene encoding pyruvate dehydrogenase (acetyl-transferring) E1 component subunit alpha, with amino-acid sequence MTISADHTAHDQGQEPLSADPVAEAVRKFGITAEDYMLPARHQIQMVDQDGRLKAEDEQGTEPGHEYPVPGDEELMSAYEHLVIGRRVNDQNSALVRQGRMAVYPSSHGQEACQVAAALCLSEGDWMFPTYRDSVAVMARGVDPVQAMTLFRGDWHSGFDPLKHKVGPQCTPLTTQLLHAVGVAHAAKLRGEDIVVLAMCGDGATSEGDFHEALNFAAVFHLPVIFFVQNNKYAISVPLAHQSVAPSLAHKAVGYGMAGERVDGNDVVALLAVLDRAVKLAREGSGPLLVEANTYRMQAHTNADDATRYRQDSEVVEWQAKDPVSRMKTYLTDKGLLDAAAETRISAKAEAVATQLRDGLSEEVPVDPQELFRYVFEVPTPQLKEQSAMLADELAREATFEEDTK
- a CDS encoding BNR repeat-containing protein, which translates into the protein MSKIEYSQNRKTPEVRDGIKRRGLLRLGTLATAISGVSALSVGANTAKAAGHPVPMAPPQPEKDLSSTYVDYARMNNPAIEPISFDQFPVAASGLEQFNTATIAQDVITSAPNGDIYAVYWDSAREPRIAVKNVDLGTWTTSSLAVAADNALAYPVVIDSHNNIVIAVDGDGYIHISGNHHGQALRYIRSINPFDITAWERGDMVGADEDKVTYPQFIRKPNGDLLFFYRNGVSGNGDTYVNTYSRASRSWSRTVQLFKGTAPVSPDQCAYINRVAQHSDGVLHVFFMWRESTELTNTDLSYIRSADGGKTWTTVTGTPLALPIVPTNTLPRILAGNPGGLINQSGATVDSNGIPHTFFWMNGGASKRLNHFYWSGTKWEQVTVAESGAGISRATGYSTSDGKTYAVFKRLGQPTALRVYPTVGNEVCLYGFRQASWEPTYDSYAPPNTMRLMLTPADAANKAYASTYAGILTVDMAKVDALPASRVVIAPRSVSVPEDNKPGPGLPAISGRYYRPNGATTITDRALPDGEFRGAYYTFADACAINTLAVDVLGRAGGAGLSKFIISTPDGKVLYVSTPISTATVGVKNVSIQFRVGKGQTIIILAGTQGSTSPGFRWLEGTMDNRVAAGSTTTALQTSFAGVSTKIPAGPTPPTLAMNGTSFVPLIAVGIF
- a CDS encoding Lrp/AsnC family transcriptional regulator encodes the protein MARLEAEGDPTPLDDVDRKIIAELTRDGRMSVTQVAENVHISRAHAYTRIARLTGEGVLTKFTALVDPIKAGLKSSAYVTLKVSQHSWRELREQLRAIPEVHHIALVGGDFDVILLVRAIDNIDLRRVIFDQLQSMPGVLDTQTFLVFEDVDTR